In the genome of Neisseria lactamica, the window ATCTACCAGATGCAGGCGGCGCGCGCCTTGTTTGAACCAGTGCAGTGCGGTTTCGGCGGGCGAATCGGAAAAGACGGTCGCCTCTTCCATCAGTCCTTGTTTCAGGCGGACGCAGCGTCCTTCTTTCAAATCGATGGCGGGTATCAGCAGCATAATTTTTCTCCTTGTGCGGGGCCGTGTCCGGCTTACCAGTTTAAAAAGTTTTTCAACATCGTCAGCCCGGCATCGTGGCTTTTTTCGGTGTGAAATTGCGTGGCGAATACGTTGTCTTTGCCGACGATGCAGGCAAACGGGGACGGGTAGTCGCTTTCGCCCAATATGGTTTCGGGATTTTCGGGGGCGAAATAGTAGCTGTGGACGAAGTAAAAACGCGTGTCTTGGGGAATATCTTTAAACAGCGGGTGGTTTTGGGTTTGGCGCACGGTGTTCCAGCCCATATGCGGGACTTTCAGACGGCATCCCTGCCGGTCGCGGAGGTCGCGCCCAAAGCGTCTGACTTTGCCGCCGAACCAGCCCAAGCCGTCGGTGTTTCCTTCTTCGCTGTGGTCGAATAAGAGTTGCGCGCCGACGCAGATTCCGAAAAAGGGTTTGTTTTTTAAGGCATCTTTGACTGCCTCGTCCAAGCCGCCGCGTTTTAATGCCGCCATACAGTCGGGCATCGCGCCCTGCCCGGGAAAAATGACTTTGTCGGCGCGGGACACGCGGTCGGGGTCGCTGCTTAAAAAGATTTCGGCATTTTTTCCGGCAAGCTGCCCCGCCGTCCGGACGGATTTCAATACGGAATGCAGGTTGCCCATACCGTAATCGATAATGGCGGTTTGCATGGCTTCCTCCTCTTTTTTTGCAATATGGCTGCGATTTTAACAAACAAATGTGCCGGGCTGATAAAAATGCCGTCTGAAAACGGGAATCTGTCTTCAGACGGCATAGGGTTCAAACCCGGAAAGCCGTTTGTCAGCCTTCCATTTGTTTTGCCTGAACGGCAGTCAGGGCGATGGTGAACACGATGTCTTCCACCAGCGCGCCGCGCGACAGGTCGTTGACCGGTTTGCGCAGGCCTTGCAGCAGAGGGCCGACGCTCAAGACGTTGGCACTGCGTTGGACGGCTTTGTAGGTGCAGTTGCCGGTGTTCAGGTCGGGGAAGACCAAAACGGTTGCCTGTCCTGCCACCGGGCTGCCCGGGGCTTTCGATTTGCCCACGCCCGGCACGGTTGCCGCATCATATTGCAGCGGGCCGTCGATGGCGAGGTCGGGGCGTTTTTCCCGGGCAAGTTTGGTTGCTTCGATGACGGTATCGACATCGGGGCCGCTGCCGGAGTTGACGGTGGAGTAGGAAATCATCGCCACTTTCGGGTCGATGCCGAAGGCTTTTGCGGAATCGGCAGACTGGATGGCGATGTCGGCAAGCTGTTGCGCGGTCG includes:
- the hisH gene encoding imidazole glycerol phosphate synthase subunit HisH, which produces MQTAIIDYGMGNLHSVLKSVRTAGQLAGKNAEIFLSSDPDRVSRADKVIFPGQGAMPDCMAALKRGGLDEAVKDALKNKPFFGICVGAQLLFDHSEEGNTDGLGWFGGKVRRFGRDLRDRQGCRLKVPHMGWNTVRQTQNHPLFKDIPQDTRFYFVHSYYFAPENPETILGESDYPSPFACIVGKDNVFATQFHTEKSHDAGLTMLKNFLNW